Proteins encoded by one window of Candidatus Rhabdochlamydia sp. T3358:
- a CDS encoding transposase: ILLRKRVIIETVNDQLKNISQIEHTRHRSVSNFLVNTLCGIAAYMRQPKKPCIRMSDKESLELVTS, encoded by the coding sequence ATACTACTGCGTAAAAGAGTTATTATTGAAACTGTAAATGATCAACTTAAAAATATATCCCAGATTGAGCACACAAGGCATAGATCAGTGAGTAACTTTTTGGTTAATACTCTTTGTGGAATTGCAGCTTATATGAGGCAACCTAAAAAGCCTTGTATTAGGATGTCTGATAAGGAAAGTTT